In the Zingiber officinale cultivar Zhangliang chromosome 5A, Zo_v1.1, whole genome shotgun sequence genome, TTACATTTTGTTATAATTAATATTGGACAAGAAAAAATTAGTAACCGAAGACATACCCGAAGACAATCCCACATCCTATTCTTTACTTCTTTGTCTACGTCATTCCATCCATTTAATGTATATGGCACAAATTCTTTTATCATGCAACCTAGGAAAGAAGCGTACTTAACTGAATTATCTCCTATCGGTTGTCCAAATTCATTACGCTCCAGTTCTTTTGGCTTTTGTTGACCACTAACCAAATTCAACTTTGATGGACCACGCCCCTTTTTCTTATCAATTTTCTCATCATCAATTTTCTCTTTACTGTACAAATCTTGTGATGAGTTATGTGGACTATTGGAATCTATATTTTCCTGCAAAATGGCATAAAGCAATTGAAATGGATAAGTATACTTTATTGAAATAAACCAAGATTTAAAATAGAATACAACATTACCTGAATTTCATCTACAACTGCTTTGCTACGTTTTCCCCTCATTTTTCTCATCGTTTGAATAATTAATAACCTGCTTATTTACAATATGACATGATCATCgctaaaaataaacaaactagaaaaatataataaaacagtaaataaAGTATAatgaaacttgaaaagaaaattcATTAGATGGAGTAATTAACTATAAAATCTACACCATAAAATTTAAGTCATGGATCAGTTACATCAATTCCCTCACACTCATTCCTTACATATGGTTCATTCTCGGTAATGTTAATCTCAAGTCTAGACACATCAAGAGGTGTTGATGATGTATAGGCATCCTCTTCAATCAAATTCATGTCATGAATACCCCGAGGCGGCGCTTTTAGCAACAcataccaatttgattcatcatcgtCCCTAAAAtagaatacttgctttgcttgtgatgctaaaatgaaaggatcaCTTTCAAAAGTACTTAGTCCTTGGTGTAAGTTGATCAGTGTAAAACCATCTTCTATTTTAATACCAATTCCATGATTGGCCCAATCACACCTAAAGACAGGCACTTTGAAAGAATAGTAGTCTAGTACAATAATATCTCGTATAACCTCATAGTATGATAACCTTCCTATGGTATATGAATAATCATTACCACTAGATTGACAAACAGTATCTGATTCAATTGAAACACCACTATCTTGTGTCGACCTTCCAACATCAATTGTGTGGAACCGATATCCATTTATAATATAACCTGTATAAGATATAACATGCTTTCTTGGACCATGTGCTAGCCATTGAATTCTGCCTGAAGAGGTAATAGGAACATGTTTTGATAGCCATTGAGCAAATGTTTCCATATGTTGTTTCTGTAACAACCCTTCATTCCTTATGAAACGATGATCTACttgtttaagctcctcaatgtgcATTCTATTTAAAATCATTGAAGAGTGAttgttaaaatatataaattatgtaCTAGACCAAGATTAATAGGATTTGCAATTAACTATACTTACTGTAAGTAAGGCTCAACTTCTGCAGTATTGAACAACACATATCGATATGCAGCTTGTAACACATGGTCTTCTAAAATCTTAACTTTTCCTTGAGAAATTGGGCGACCTTCGAATAATCCAGTCTCCAAATCTGCATTCCGATTAGAACGAACACCAATACTAGCAGCTTTTTTAATATAAGCACTACCAAATCGCATTCTTTCTTCTGCGAGGTAACACTCAGCTATACAACCCTCTGGCCTTGCTCGATTCTTCACATAACCTTTAAGTattttcataaatctaaataacaaaataaattaGATGAAAGAAGTATTGATAACAAAATCTAATTCGTTGTATaatatttattacctttcaaatggatacatccagcgGAATTGGACTGGTCCACACAAGCGAGCTTCTCTAGCTAAATGAATTGTCAAATGAACTGAAATGGTAAAAAAAGCAGGTGGAAAATACCTTTCCAACATGCATAGAGTTTGCACAATATTCTCCTCGAGTTGTTCTAAACAGTTTCTATCTAACACTCTTTGACATAATTCATTGTAAAATGCACACAACAAAAATAGAGCATTGCGTGGACCTTTCAATAAAAGATTTCTCAATGCAACTgatagcaattgttgcattagaaCATGACAATCATGAGATTTCAGTCCAATAAGTTTACGGTCTTCTAAAGAAACACAATTACCAATATTTGAGCTATAACCATCGGGTAGCTTTATTTTCTTCAACCTAGAGCAAAATACATTCATTTCTTTTTTAGACAATGTGTAAGGTGCAGCAGGCAAGTGATACATGTTTTCCCCTTTTTGTTGAGGATGCAATTCTTCTCTAATTTTTAAGTGCATCAAATCTTTGCGAGCATTAACACCATCTTTGGATTTTTTTCTTCACGTTTAACAATGTGCCTATGATATTCTCACAAACATTcttttcaacatgcatcacatctaagttGTGACGTAACAGAAGCCCCTATAAGTAATCATTCATAGTATTAGTTCAGAAATAtaacaaattattaaaaactattaAATAGAGAGTCAAATAACTTACACTCCAGTATGACAAATCGAAAAAAATTGACTTTTTCTTCCACATTTGAACTGTTTTTTGTACCCTTTTTGAATTATCCGGCGTCTTCCTCTTTTTCTGAAATGTATTGATAGTCTGACCCTTTTGTTTTTTACCCCAATCATTTTCAATATCTTTCACTGCATTAAGAATTTGTAGCCCAGTCAAAGGTCTAGGTTtcccttttctctcttttttttccatTAAACCACTTCTTTTTCTGACGAAATGGATGATCAGCAGCAAGAAATCTCCTATGACCCATGTATGCAAACTTTCTACTGTACTTAAGCCACATTGAACATATGTCTTCACCACATATAGGGCAACCAACTTTTCCTTTTGTGGTACATCCAGCTAGATTTCCGTaagcaggaaaatcattgatcgtccaCATCAAAATAGCCTTCAGATTAAACATTGATTTGCTAAATGCATCATAAGCCTCTACACCTGTGTCCCACAACTCTTTCAAATCCTCCACAAGGGGTTCCAAGTAGACATCTATATCATTTCCAGGTTGTTTTGGgcctggaatcaataatgttagcaTAAGATTTTCCTTTGCCATGCACATCAATGGAGAAAGGTTGTAATTTACCAAAAttactggccaacaactatatttgGAACTAAGGTCACCAAAAGGATTGAATCCATCTGTAGCAAGACCAAGTCGGAGATTTCTAGGATCTGATGCAAAAGTTGGTCACTTATATATGATTTATTGTATCCCAAGCTACTGAATCAACTGGATGACGCATCATATGATCTTGACTTTTGTTGTTGGAATGCCAAATCAAGTCTTCAGCCTTTTCTTCTAATGTACACATCCTTTTTAATCTTGGTATTACTGGAAAATATCGTAGTACCTTTTCAGGAACTCCTTTATGAACTTTGGAGGTTATTTTGTCCACCTTCCATCTTGAGGAACCACACTTTGGACATGAGTCCAAATCTTTAAACTCCTTTCTAAATAGACAACAATCATTTGGGCAAGCATGAATCTTCTCATATTCTAAATCAAATGGTTTCAACATCTTTCTCATTAAATAAACAGTTTCTGGAAGTGTGTTTTTTTCTGGAAGCATGCCACCTAAGATCTTAAGGAGCTCATTGAAACTGTTGTCAGTGTGACCATTAGTAGACTTGTAATTGTATAATGTGACGACTGCTGGCAGCTTTGTGTAAGTTGTGCAACCAGGGAAGAGAGGAGTTTCTGCATCTTCTAATAAATCAGCAAATTCATAATCCTTTGCCTCAGATATAGTGTGTCCAACCTCTTCTTCCGACACAAAGACATTCCTATATAAGTGATATTCCTCTCTAGTTTTATCATCATCTACTTGAACTCCTCCTGATCTACCTTCTTCTTGAAATTGTGGGGTATAACTTTCACCATGGAAGACCCAACTAGTGTAAGAAGGATCCATCCCCTTAATAATTAAGTGCTCAtacacttggtcaaatttcatatactttttatttttacaacgcttgcaaggacataagattacttcacgtgttttagcatagttcctagcttgtgtaagaaatttttgaaccccttcttcatactcaggtacaagccttgaaggcagaTGCATCCATTCCTTATCCATTTCGTAAATGATCTAAGCTTCCGATTTAAAAAAAGTCGCCTCTGTCTCACAACAAGGGGAGCAAACATAGCTTAAGCCTCGTGCAcaaaataccaaattaaattaattattttaaaaaataataccaaAAAGAAACATAAATACCAAATTAACAACAGCAATAGCAATTACACTAACTCAAGCATAATGGAAGATAAACAGGGGCGGAGCTAGGATTTTAGTTCAATGTAgacaataatataattaataaagcaAAAGGAAAGTGCAAGAAACTCCTGTCAACATGGATCCCAAGGAATGATCTGTTGTACTATACAAGAGACTATTTTCAAGACTAGAATCTATGACCTTCGGGTCACACAACAATAATTTTACTATTGGATCAAAAATCTCCtttaatataattaatcaaataaaaatatacatataaaaACTTATAATGGATCATacaataatttatttataattcttCTTTTCGAATTAAACTCGGAAATTGATCTTCAAAcactttttttaacttaaacaaaaataTTCTAGACTGTTATTGCTTATTAATTGAAATAGGTCTTCAGTTCATATGCAGAGCAGTTGAAGATGAATatccttattgtaaattctataaaTCATGAGAAGTCTGTTAAAAAAAACACATTATATTTCTTCTTGTCTATGACTTGACAACATGAGGTATAGCTAATCGCTTCATGGTATTGTTTCTAATCAACACTTCACGATATCAATGCATATAAATTGTATCAACTTTCCCTACATTTTTCAGATATAACTGATACAAAAACTAAAAAGATACGATTGTAAAATAGTTACTAGCAGAAAAGAGGATAGAAACAGATTAAAAAATGCGCACACATGAAAATACTCGATGTTTTTACTTATTACCAAACCAGTTAACTAAATTGCTACTAGAAAATCTATCTCGAATTAATAACAGTGTGACAAAATAAAATTGTAACTTGTATCGAAATAATCTGA is a window encoding:
- the LOC121980216 gene encoding uncharacterized protein LOC121980216, with protein sequence MDPSYTSWVFHGESYTPQFQEEGRSGGVQVDDDKTREEYHLYRNVFVSEEEVGHTISEAKDYEFADLLEDAETPLFPGCTTYTKLPAVVTLYNYKSTNGHTDNSFNELLKILGGMLPEKNTLPETVYLMRKMLKPFDLEYEKIHACPNDCCLFRKEFKDLDSCPKCGSSRWKVDKITSKVHKGVPEKENLMLTLLIPGPKQPGNDIDVYLEPLVEDLKELWDTGVEAYDAFSKSMFNLKAILMWTINDFPAYGNLAGCTTKGKVGCPICGEDICSMWLKYSRKFAYMGHRRFLAADHPFLKDIENDWGKKQKGQTINTFQKKRKTPDNSKRGLLLRHNLDVMHVEKNVCENIIGTLLNVKKKIQRWLKKIKLPDGYSSNIGNCVSLEDRKLIGLKSHDCHVLMQQLLSVALRNLLLKGPRNALFLLCAFYNELCQRVLDRNCLEQLEENIVQTLCMLERFMKILKGYVKNRARPEGCIAECYLAEERMRFGSAYIKKAASIGVRSNRNADLETGLFEGRPISQGKVKILEDHVLQAAYRYVLFNTAEVEPYLQMHIEELKQVDHRFIRNEGLLQKQHMETFAQWLSKHVPITSSGRIQWLAHGPRKHVISYTGYIINGYRFHTIDVGRSTQDSGVSIESDTVCQSSGNDYSYTIGRLSYYEVIRDIIVLDYYSFKVPVFRCDWANHGIGIKIEDGFTLINLHQGLSTFESDPFILASQAKQVFYFRDDDESNWYVLLKAPPRGIHDMNLIEEDAYTSSTPLDVSRLEINITENEPYVRNECEGIDVTDP